In Equus przewalskii isolate Varuska chromosome 6, EquPr2, whole genome shotgun sequence, one DNA window encodes the following:
- the LOC139084300 gene encoding olfactory receptor 7G2-like: MYLVTVLGNLFIFLAVISDSHLHTPMYFFLTNLSFTDICISTTTIPKMLLKIQAQNQGIIYIGLLTQIGCVLGFGGFENFLLTAMAYNRYVAICHPLRYTVTMNPRLCALLILLSLFLSTVVALLHSLMVLQLSFCKDLETPHFFCELAQVLKLACSDTLINNILVYFVGGLFGGIPLSGIIFSYTQIVSSVLRMLSAGRKLKAFSTCGSYLSVVSWFYGTVFGVYFSSVVTESSGRLQWLQ; this comes from the coding sequence ATGTACCTGGTCACCGTCCTCGGAAACCTGTTCATCTTTCTGGCTGTCATctctgactcccacctccacactcccatgtacttttttctcacCAATCTGTCCTTTACTGACATCTGTATAAGCACAACTACAATCCCAAAGATGCTGCTGAAGATACAAGCACAGAATCAGGGCATCATTTATATAGGCCTTCTCACCCAGATTGGTTGTGTCCTGGGTTTTGGtggatttgaaaattttcttcttacAGCAATGGCCTACAATCGCTATGTGGCCATTTGTCATCCCTTGAGGTACACGGTCACCATGAACCCCCGACTCTGTGCTCTGCTgattctcctctctctgttccttagCACTGTGGTTGCCTTGCTCCACAGTCTGATGGTGTTGCAGCTGTCCTTCTGCAAGGACCTGGAAACCCCTCACTTCTTCTGTGAACTTGCTCAGGTCCTCAAGCTTGCCTGTTCTGATACACTCATCAATAACATCCTGGTATATTTTGTGGGTGGTCTATTTGGTGGTATTCCTCTCTCTGGGATCATTTTCTCTTATACTCAAATTGTCTCCTCTGTTTTGAGAATGCTGTCAGCAGGCAGAAAACTTAAAGCTTTTTCCACCTGTGGGTCTTACCTCTCAGTTGTTTCCTGGTTCTACGGGACCGTTTTTGGAGTGTACTTTAGTTCTGTAGTGACTGAGTCTTCAGGAAGACTGCAGTGGCTTCAGTGA